In one Lolium rigidum isolate FL_2022 chromosome 3, APGP_CSIRO_Lrig_0.1, whole genome shotgun sequence genomic region, the following are encoded:
- the LOC124696507 gene encoding probable E3 ubiquitin-protein ligase ARI2, with translation MASDDECYGYDSDYDYYDEDDVAMEADEDALVEEDTPAPDRPVDCWAITKESLSTAQQQDLSMVMNLLNIKQHHARALLIHHRWKTECICDHFDRKGRDRMLREAGVVLQENNNCRASPSRMMNCMVCFEEFSMSVVSTMECGHYFCNDCWTEYFKTSVDSGKKQIRCMGLKCPAICDEAVVRRLLGRRYPDAARRFDRFLLESYLEDNDFVKWCPSVPHCGRAIRVGGSEQHCEVECPCGLGFCFACAAEAHSPCPCTMWDQWEVKCNGESETVNWILANTKNCPKCYKPIVKEGGCNLVTCKCGQYLCWLCGGATGSAHTWTSIDNHSCNRFVEGEKKKVDDAKRHLHRYTHFYDRFKIHGDSYKVEHEKLGPAVEERAKWLQTLQQHALLQDGAWLTEAHQKLLRSRQVLSRSYVFAFYMFGDDYHGKVHKTEQGKVAMAQVLFEDYQEQLERHVERLSKVLATEFSLDPVEEDKILRDKQDALNLAKIVQTHCGEIYKCIQDELLPLLLDTVDIATYRPRGPDKAKEFQP, from the exons ATGGCCAGCGACGATGAGTGCTACGGCTACGACTCCGACTACGATTACTACGACGAGGACGACGTCGCGatggaggccgacgaggacgctCTGGTGGAGGAGGACACGCCGGCGCCGGATCGCCCCGTGGATTGCTGG GCCATTACAAAAGAATCTCTTTCCACTGCACAG CAACAAGATTTGTCCATGGTGATGAACCTTTTGAACATAAAGCAGCACCATGCGCGCGCTCTCCTCATTCACCATCGGTGGAAGACGGAATGCATATGCGACCACTTCGACAGGAAGGGGCGGGATCGCATGCTCAGGGAGGCAGGCGTCGTGCTTCAGGAGAATAACAACTGCAGGGCATCGCCCTCAAGAATGATGAACTGCATGGTGTGTTTTGAAGAATTTTCCATGAGCGTCGTTTCCACCATGGAATGTGGCCATTATTTCTGCAATGACT GTTGGACAGAGTACTTCAAAACCTCGGTCGACAGCGGCAAGAAGCAGATCCGGTGCATGGGGCTGAAGTGCCCTGCCATCTGCGATGAGGCCGTGGTGCGGCGCCTCCTTGGCCGCCGGTACCCGGACGCGGCCAGGCGCTTCGACCGCTTCCTGCTCGAGTCCTACCTGGAGGACAACGACTTCGTCAAGTGGTGCCCCAGCGTGCCGCATTGCGGGCGCGCGATCCGCGTGGGCGGCAGCGAGCAGCACTGTGAGGTGGAGTGCCCCTGCGGTTTGGGCTTCTGCTTCGCCTGCGCGGCGGAGGCGCACTCGCCGTGCCCATGCACCATGTGGGATCAGTGGGAGGTCAAGTGCAACGGCGAGTCGGAGACAGTTAACTGGATCCTTGCCAACACCAAGAACTGCCCCAAGTGCTATAAGCCCATCGTCAAGGAGGGCGGCTGCAACCTCGTCACCTGCAAATGTGGCCAGTACCTATG CTGGCTGTGCGGTGGCGCGACGGGGTCTGCGCACACATGGACCTCCATAGACAACCACAGCTGCAACCGGTTCGTggagggggagaagaagaaggtggaCGACGCCAAGCGGCACCTACACCGCTACACGCACTTCTACGACCGCTTCAAGATCCACGGCGACTCGTACAAGGTAGAGCACGAGAAGCTGGGCCCGGCAGTTGAGGAGCGGGCCAAGTGGTTGCAGACCCTGCAACAGCACGCTCTGCTCCAGGACGGCGCCTGGCTGACGGAGGCGCACCAGAAGCTGCTCCGGTCGCGGCAGGTGCTGTCAAGGTCCTACGTCTTTGCCTTCTACATGTTCGGTGACGACTACCACGGCAAGGTGCACAAGACGGAGCAGGGGAAGGTGGCCATGGCGCAGGTCCTGTTCGAGGACTACCAGGAGCAGCTGGAACGCCACGTCGAGCGCCTATCCAAGGTGCTCGCCACCGAGTTCTCGCTGGACCCGGTGGAGGAGGACAAGATCCTGCGTGACAAGCAGGACGCCCTCAACCTCGCCAAGATCGTCCAAACCCACTGCGGAGAGATTTACAAGTGCATCCAGGACGAGCTGCTGCCGCTGCTCCTCGACACGGTCGACATCGCCACCTACCGGCCCCGAGGCCCGGACAAAGCCAAGGAGTTCCAGCCGTGA
- the LOC124699477 gene encoding probable E3 ubiquitin-protein ligase ARI1 isoform X1, protein MPSDDEFYYYDDDDDGDGEDEGEEEEAADWGGLALEADEDDLGLAEDDPPPRERRADCWAITEDSLSAAQQEDLSTVMNLLNIKQHHARALFIFHQWKIDRIYDYFDRKGRDCMLREADIVLQEKCNTTPSTSSKCNVCFEDDLSLTDVLTMDCGHCFCNNCWTEHFYAAVDSGKKQIRCMEVNCFAICEEGIVRHLLGQKYPDAAKRFDRFLLESYLENNDFVKWCPSVPHCGRAIRVGTRDTDCEVKCPCGVSFCFNCMEQAHSPCPCTIWKKWSVKNHGESENIKWIVKNTKSCPKCFKPIQKHDGCNLVKCHCGQYLCYLCGGPTGSSHTWTSIEGHSCNRFKESNENVDTGRRQLERYTHYCNRFKIHEDSYKEHEQKLGPAIKEQVKQLESNCLRPRMIRDGDWLIDAHQRLLWSRQVVSRSYAFAYYMFGGELRTDPADKRSLAPAQNLFENQQEQLERHVEQLSKVLVTDIPGLPDDKIVQMKQEVVNLAKILETLCGEMYHCIQDELLPLLVEPMDIAMYTPDGPVKAKLFSV, encoded by the exons ATGCCCAGCGACGACGAGTTCTACtactacgacgacgacgacgacggcgacggcgaagacgaaggggaggaggaggaggcggcggactgGGGCGGCCTAGCGCTGGAGGCGGACGAGGACGACCTCGGCCTGGCCGAGGACGACCCGCCGCCGCGGGAGCGCCGCGCCGATTGCTGG GCCATTACAGAAGACTCCCTTTCTGCTGCACAG CAAGAAGACTTGTCGACGGTGATGAATTTGCTCAACATAAAGCAGCACCACGCCCGTGCTCTCTTTATCTTCCACCAGTGGAAGATAGATCGCATCTATGACTATTTTGACAGGAAGGGGCGAGACTGCATGCTCAGAGAAGCAGACATTGTGCTGCAGGAGAAGTGCAACACAACACCCTCCACAAGTTCCAAATGCAATGTGTGCTTTGAGGATGACTTGTCCCTGACTGATGTATTAACTATGGATTGTGGACATTGCTTCTGCAATAACT GTTGGACGGAGCACTTCTATGCAGCCGTAGACAGTGGCAAGAAGCAGATTCGTTGCATGGAGGTGAACTGCTTTGCCATCTGCGAGGAGGGCATTGTGCGGCACCTCCTTGGCCAGAAGTACCCTGATGCAGCCAAGCGCTTTGATCGCTTCCTGCTCGAGTCTTATCTTGAGAACAATGACTTCGTGAAGTGGTGCCCCAGCGTCCCACACTGTGGCCGTGCGATTCGTGTTGGTACTCGTGATACTGACTGCGAGGTGAAGTGCCCCTGCGGTGTCAGTTTCTGCTTCAACTGCATGGAGCAGGCACACTCACCATGCCCGTGTACCATATGGAAGAAATGGAGTGTCAAGAACCACGGCGAATCAGAGAACATCAAGTGGATCGTTAAAAACACCAAGAGCTGCCCCAAATGCTTCAAGCCGATTCAGAAGCATGATGGCTGCAACCTGGTCAAGTGTCACTGTGGCCAGTATCTGTG CTACCTATGTGGTGGACCCACAGGGTCCTCACACACATGGACAAGCATCGAGGGCCACAGCTGCAACCGCTTCAAGGAGAGCAACGAGAATGTGGATACCGGCAGGCGGCAGCTAGAGCGGTACACGCACTACTGCAACCGGTTCAAGATCCATGAGGATTCATACAAGGAGCATGAGCAGAAGCTGGGGCCTGCCATCAAAGAACAAGTGAAACAGTTGGAGTCGAATTGCCTGCGACCAAGGATGATCAGGGACGGTGACTGGCTCATCGATGCGCACCAGCGTCTGCTGTGGTCACGGCAGGTGGTGTCACGATCATATGCATTTGCCTATTACATGTTTGGCGGCGAGCTGCGGACAGACCCGGCAGATAAGCGCAGCTTGGCTCCGGCGCAGAATCTGTTTGAGAACCAGCAGGAGCAGCTGGAGCGCCACGTGGAGCAGCTGTCAAAGGTGCTCGTGACGGATATCCCAGGGCTACCCGACGACAAGATTGTGCAGATGAAGCAGGAGGTGGTCAACCTGGCCAAGATCCTTGAAACACTCTGTGGGGAGATGTACCATTGCATTCAGGACGAGCTGCTGCCGCTGCTCGTGGAACCCATGGACATCGCCATGTACACGCCGGATGGCCCTGTAAAAGCCAAGCTGTTCTCGGTGTGA
- the LOC124699477 gene encoding probable E3 ubiquitin-protein ligase ARI1 isoform X2, producing the protein MNLLNIKQHHARALFIFHQWKIDRIYDYFDRKGRDCMLREADIVLQEKCNTTPSTSSKCNVCFEDDLSLTDVLTMDCGHCFCNNCWTEHFYAAVDSGKKQIRCMEVNCFAICEEGIVRHLLGQKYPDAAKRFDRFLLESYLENNDFVKWCPSVPHCGRAIRVGTRDTDCEVKCPCGVSFCFNCMEQAHSPCPCTIWKKWSVKNHGESENIKWIVKNTKSCPKCFKPIQKHDGCNLVKCHCGQYLCYLCGGPTGSSHTWTSIEGHSCNRFKESNENVDTGRRQLERYTHYCNRFKIHEDSYKEHEQKLGPAIKEQVKQLESNCLRPRMIRDGDWLIDAHQRLLWSRQVVSRSYAFAYYMFGGELRTDPADKRSLAPAQNLFENQQEQLERHVEQLSKVLVTDIPGLPDDKIVQMKQEVVNLAKILETLCGEMYHCIQDELLPLLVEPMDIAMYTPDGPVKAKLFSV; encoded by the exons ATGAATTTGCTCAACATAAAGCAGCACCACGCCCGTGCTCTCTTTATCTTCCACCAGTGGAAGATAGATCGCATCTATGACTATTTTGACAGGAAGGGGCGAGACTGCATGCTCAGAGAAGCAGACATTGTGCTGCAGGAGAAGTGCAACACAACACCCTCCACAAGTTCCAAATGCAATGTGTGCTTTGAGGATGACTTGTCCCTGACTGATGTATTAACTATGGATTGTGGACATTGCTTCTGCAATAACT GTTGGACGGAGCACTTCTATGCAGCCGTAGACAGTGGCAAGAAGCAGATTCGTTGCATGGAGGTGAACTGCTTTGCCATCTGCGAGGAGGGCATTGTGCGGCACCTCCTTGGCCAGAAGTACCCTGATGCAGCCAAGCGCTTTGATCGCTTCCTGCTCGAGTCTTATCTTGAGAACAATGACTTCGTGAAGTGGTGCCCCAGCGTCCCACACTGTGGCCGTGCGATTCGTGTTGGTACTCGTGATACTGACTGCGAGGTGAAGTGCCCCTGCGGTGTCAGTTTCTGCTTCAACTGCATGGAGCAGGCACACTCACCATGCCCGTGTACCATATGGAAGAAATGGAGTGTCAAGAACCACGGCGAATCAGAGAACATCAAGTGGATCGTTAAAAACACCAAGAGCTGCCCCAAATGCTTCAAGCCGATTCAGAAGCATGATGGCTGCAACCTGGTCAAGTGTCACTGTGGCCAGTATCTGTG CTACCTATGTGGTGGACCCACAGGGTCCTCACACACATGGACAAGCATCGAGGGCCACAGCTGCAACCGCTTCAAGGAGAGCAACGAGAATGTGGATACCGGCAGGCGGCAGCTAGAGCGGTACACGCACTACTGCAACCGGTTCAAGATCCATGAGGATTCATACAAGGAGCATGAGCAGAAGCTGGGGCCTGCCATCAAAGAACAAGTGAAACAGTTGGAGTCGAATTGCCTGCGACCAAGGATGATCAGGGACGGTGACTGGCTCATCGATGCGCACCAGCGTCTGCTGTGGTCACGGCAGGTGGTGTCACGATCATATGCATTTGCCTATTACATGTTTGGCGGCGAGCTGCGGACAGACCCGGCAGATAAGCGCAGCTTGGCTCCGGCGCAGAATCTGTTTGAGAACCAGCAGGAGCAGCTGGAGCGCCACGTGGAGCAGCTGTCAAAGGTGCTCGTGACGGATATCCCAGGGCTACCCGACGACAAGATTGTGCAGATGAAGCAGGAGGTGGTCAACCTGGCCAAGATCCTTGAAACACTCTGTGGGGAGATGTACCATTGCATTCAGGACGAGCTGCTGCCGCTGCTCGTGGAACCCATGGACATCGCCATGTACACGCCGGATGGCCCTGTAAAAGCCAAGCTGTTCTCGGTGTGA